A region from the Candidatus Magasanikbacteria bacterium genome encodes:
- the dnaX gene encoding DNA polymerase III subunit gamma/tau, translated as MSLYRKHRPQSFEQVAGQIHIIQTIKNQLSKNKTAHAYLFSGPRGIGKTTTARLIAKSLNCTERKEKEFEPCNSCSSCTSIVDGRSIDVIEIDAASNTGVDTVRENIIENAQFKPTNSLFKVFIIDEVHMLSTSAFNALLKTLEEPPEYIVFILATTELHKLPDTIVSRCQRFQFKKIDAEAIKTHLLKIAKKEKLTVEDDVLNRIIQKSEGHLRDAISLLDQLTSSGEKKITKEMADMFLPSSNIESILEFTENLFQKNTSICLQKLNEIVETGSNPKQITLNLLDLLRNILILKSNPELGIIEINLDKKSQEKINNLQNQIANIELVNLIDLLLKRKIEIPNSPIPQLPLELFVIEFTCDKNEKIEVIQKKTEPKVETPIAPKPETTPNIIVEEIKIEKPVEVKIEETPPEVVEELSPEPEEKKETQTSELNLETVKQKWPVFVAKVEENHPSLVFILKSTTLLDIDGNTINISVPFSFHKDKLTDKVNGPKLLAILTEVLDSKIYLDVVVNDSPQEKPKEKKEMEDLANLMGGEVV; from the coding sequence ATGTCATTATATAGAAAACATAGACCACAAAGCTTTGAACAAGTTGCAGGACAGATTCATATTATACAAACAATAAAAAATCAACTTTCAAAAAATAAAACTGCACACGCTTATCTTTTTTCAGGTCCACGCGGAATAGGAAAAACAACGACAGCCAGACTAATCGCAAAATCTCTAAATTGTACAGAAAGAAAAGAAAAAGAATTTGAACCTTGCAATTCTTGCTCTTCTTGCACTTCTATTGTAGATGGTCGCTCTATAGATGTAATAGAAATTGATGCTGCCAGCAATACCGGAGTGGATACTGTACGAGAAAATATTATAGAAAACGCACAGTTCAAACCTACAAACTCTTTGTTTAAGGTGTTTATTATCGATGAGGTACACATGCTTTCAACTAGTGCCTTCAACGCTCTATTAAAGACGCTTGAAGAGCCTCCAGAGTACATTGTATTTATATTGGCAACTACAGAATTGCACAAACTTCCAGATACCATAGTTTCACGCTGTCAAAGATTTCAATTTAAAAAAATAGACGCAGAAGCAATAAAAACTCACTTACTGAAAATTGCAAAAAAAGAAAAACTTACAGTAGAAGACGATGTATTAAATAGAATAATTCAGAAAAGTGAAGGTCATTTGCGAGATGCAATTTCACTTTTAGATCAGCTCACTTCTTCTGGAGAAAAGAAAATTACAAAAGAAATGGCAGATATGTTTTTGCCATCTTCAAACATTGAAAGCATTCTAGAATTTACAGAAAATTTGTTTCAAAAAAATACAAGTATTTGTTTACAAAAACTAAATGAAATTGTGGAAACAGGATCAAATCCAAAACAAATTACTTTAAATTTATTAGATCTACTCCGCAATATATTGATTTTAAAATCAAATCCAGAACTTGGAATTATAGAAATTAATTTAGATAAAAAATCACAAGAAAAAATAAATAATCTACAAAATCAAATCGCAAATATTGAATTGGTAAATTTGATAGATTTATTATTAAAAAGAAAAATAGAAATTCCAAACTCCCCTATTCCACAACTTCCACTTGAACTTTTTGTGATCGAATTTACTTGTGATAAAAATGAAAAAATAGAAGTAATTCAGAAAAAAACAGAGCCAAAAGTCGAAACTCCGATAGCTCCAAAACCAGAAACAACTCCAAATATAATTGTAGAAGAAATAAAAATAGAAAAACCAGTAGAAGTTAAAATTGAAGAAACTCCTCCGGAAGTTGTAGAAGAATTATCACCAGAACCAGAAGAAAAAAAAGAAACACAAACTTCAGAATTAAACTTGGAAACAGTAAAGCAAAAATGGCCTGTTTTTGTAGCAAAAGTAGAAGAAAATCACCCATCTCTTGTTTTTATACTAAAGTCTACAACGCTTTTGGATATAGATGGTAATACAATAAATATTTCTGTGCCGTTTAGTTTTCACAAAGACAAACTTACGGATAAAGTAAATGGTCCAAAACTTTTAGCGATATTGACTGAAGTTTTGGACTCAAAAATATATTTAGATGTCGTTGTAAATGACTCGCCACAAGAAAAACCAAAAGAAAAAAAAGAAATGGAAGATTTGGCAAATTTGATGGGTGGTGAAGTAGTTTAA
- a CDS encoding type II toxin-antitoxin system prevent-host-death family antitoxin, giving the protein MQKTKIIGVKELRENLEIYINKINKGESFTVVKRSKPVFNIVPIESSENWEEVVDFTKIKKGGVKIEDVLSRL; this is encoded by the coding sequence ATGCAAAAAACTAAAATAATAGGAGTAAAAGAGCTTCGTGAAAACTTGGAAATTTATATAAATAAAATTAATAAAGGTGAAAGTTTTACTGTGGTAAAAAGGTCTAAACCTGTTTTTAATATTGTGCCAATTGAGTCTAGTGAAAATTGGGAGGAAGTTGTTGATTTTACCAAAATAAAAAAAGGTGGAGTAAAAATAGAGGATGTTTTGTCTAGATTATAA
- the pyrF gene encoding orotidine-5'-phosphate decarboxylase, with product MLKIEERLIVSADFSPKDFGGLKGVEKEILSLAKDLEGLGVYIKVNSALRAIGYDLITQLHNLGLKVFADLKLNDIPKTMQTDAELLAEFKPEILTVMCSSGVDGMNAVQQVLGDITEILGVTVLTSLDEENCQSVFACTSEQGVVNFAKMAKRAGLGGIILSPKEAQLVKQLNLGLSLNTPGVRPLFTIVKNDDQARINTPTKALQSGADRLVIGRPITQSKNPKEAVLKILEEIREAKK from the coding sequence ATGCTAAAAATAGAAGAGCGGCTCATAGTTTCTGCAGATTTTAGCCCAAAAGATTTTGGAGGCTTGAAAGGTGTCGAAAAAGAAATTTTATCACTTGCAAAAGATTTAGAAGGTTTGGGAGTTTATATAAAAGTAAATTCTGCTTTGCGAGCGATTGGTTATGATTTAATTACACAATTGCACAATTTGGGATTGAAAGTTTTTGCAGATTTAAAATTAAACGATATTCCAAAAACAATGCAAACCGACGCAGAACTTTTGGCAGAATTTAAACCAGAAATTTTGACTGTAATGTGTTCTTCTGGGGTAGACGGTATGAATGCTGTTCAGCAAGTTTTGGGAGACATCACAGAAATTTTAGGTGTCACAGTTCTTACAAGTTTAGATGAAGAAAATTGCCAATCTGTTTTCGCTTGCACATCAGAGCAAGGTGTTGTAAACTTTGCAAAAATGGCAAAGCGCGCTGGTCTTGGTGGAATTATATTATCACCAAAAGAAGCTCAACTTGTAAAACAGCTTAATTTAGGATTAAGCCTAAACACTCCCGGGGTTAGACCTTTGTTTACAATTGTAAAAAATGATGATCAAGCTAGAATTAACACACCCACAAAAGCACTTCAAAGCGGTGCGGATAGACTTGTAATTGGTAGGCCAATTACTCAATCCAAAAACCCAAAAGAAGCAGTTCTAAAAATTTTAGAAGAAATACGAGAAGCAAAAAAATAG
- a CDS encoding ZIP family metal transporter — MFETFETLSPVLQALIGGLFTWGITALGASLVFIVRKPNKKLLDFMLGFAAGVMIAASFWSLLAPAIEMSADNSLPEWAPAAIGFFLGALLLRLVDKLLPHVHMGFSMKDAEGIKTSWHKTTLLVLAIVIHNIPEGLAVGVAFGAAAIGFGSATLAGAIALTIGIGLQNFPEGTAVAMPLRREGFSRKKSFMYGQLSGMVEPISAVLGASVIILFKPLLPYALAFAAGAMIFVVVEEVIPESQHGGNGDLATLGTITGFILMMILDVGLG; from the coding sequence ATGTTCGAAACATTCGAAACACTCTCCCCTGTTTTGCAGGCACTCATTGGTGGGCTGTTTACTTGGGGAATTACAGCACTTGGCGCATCATTGGTTTTTATAGTTAGAAAACCAAACAAAAAATTATTAGACTTTATGCTTGGCTTTGCAGCTGGAGTTATGATAGCAGCTAGTTTTTGGTCACTACTCGCACCAGCTATAGAAATGTCAGCAGATAATTCTCTGCCAGAGTGGGCACCAGCAGCAATAGGCTTTTTCTTGGGAGCATTACTTTTAAGACTTGTGGACAAACTACTTCCACATGTTCACATGGGTTTTAGTATGAAAGACGCGGAAGGTATTAAAACATCTTGGCACAAAACCACACTTTTGGTTTTAGCAATAGTTATCCACAACATCCCAGAAGGTTTGGCTGTTGGAGTTGCTTTTGGTGCAGCAGCGATTGGATTTGGCTCTGCCACACTTGCTGGAGCAATAGCACTTACAATTGGAATTGGTTTGCAAAATTTTCCAGAAGGAACAGCAGTCGCAATGCCACTTCGCAGAGAAGGATTTTCCAGAAAAAAAAGTTTTATGTACGGACAACTCTCTGGAATGGTAGAGCCAATCTCCGCAGTTCTTGGAGCAAGCGTAATAATTCTTTTTAAACCACTACTCCCCTATGCCCTTGCGTTCGCTGCTGGAGCTATGATATTTGTGGTTGTAGAAGAAGTTATTCCAGAATCACAGCACGGAGGAAATGGAGATTTGGCAACCCTCGGAACAATCACAGGATTTATACTTATGATGATTTTGGATGTTGGATTAGGATAA
- a CDS encoding leucine-rich repeat domain-containing protein produces the protein MQGKIIIVAVIVIIVFIAGMLFMAYGGRFQTDENGPYSNSVDLSNQNLTEIPQEILNDTKLKVLDLTNNKLTSLPSEIGKLINLEELYLGNNELTALPAEIRQMPKLRILVASNNNLTGIPAEIGQLQNLKTLQLGLNFIDTYPNELGNLKNLNILYIKSTDLTDEQIAEIQKMLPNTDIR, from the coding sequence ATGCAAGGTAAAATAATAATAGTGGCGGTTATAGTTATAATTGTGTTTATCGCAGGAATGTTGTTTATGGCTTACGGAGGAAGGTTTCAGACAGATGAAAATGGACCTTATTCAAATTCTGTAGATCTGTCTAATCAAAATTTAACAGAAATTCCACAAGAAATTTTGAATGACACAAAATTAAAAGTTTTGGATTTAACTAATAATAAGTTAACAAGTTTACCTTCTGAAATTGGTAAATTGATAAATTTGGAAGAGCTTTATCTTGGAAACAATGAGCTTACAGCACTTCCTGCAGAGATTAGGCAAATGCCAAAATTGAGAATACTAGTTGCTTCTAATAATAATTTAACTGGAATTCCAGCAGAGATTGGACAATTACAAAATTTGAAAACTTTGCAACTCGGTTTAAATTTTATTGATACTTACCCAAATGAATTGGGAAATTTAAAGAATTTAAATATACTTTATATAAAAAGTACAGACCTAACAGATGAGCAAATAGCTGAAATTCAAAAAATGCTTCCAAATACTGATATAAGATAG
- a CDS encoding cache and HAMP domain-containing protein, which produces MFKNIKISTKLILFFLFVTIIPTILIALFSFNTSSKALLNEHLLNEGLDVEKSMIGINTLLKHFEMDVLILKDLTTFQDLLNTDFLSPTSTIKQKISTDFLNFTKKHDFYYQVRYLDETGQEIIRIEQTDLYKQPFLVSEENLQNKSARYYFKDTMKLAENKLFVSKLDLNIERGEIENRGTKENPKYVPTLRLAIPVFNDNGNRKGIIITNIYADIFLKILEEKQFNHAKNKAKKKLFLVNKDGYFLHNENKTLNWGFMFDNNNTIFNISPSIAESLYRKNKGQFYDKNSKSYITFENISIKNQQNLTDSVFNPDEGYWVLYSQVQKKDLFKPILDTILYTTIIIILIVLFTIILAFFLGRSITKPIHRLITDIQIIKEGNLKHKVHITGKDELGQLGKAINDLRSRLNKTKRHTERKISKRTEELDKLNNFLMGRELKMIKMKEKLKKIKKEDK; this is translated from the coding sequence ATGTTTAAAAATATAAAGATAAGTACAAAACTTATTTTATTCTTCCTTTTTGTCACTATAATTCCTACTATTTTAATTGCATTATTTTCTTTTAACACTTCTTCAAAAGCACTACTAAACGAACATTTATTAAATGAAGGTCTGGATGTGGAAAAGTCTATGATAGGTATAAACACTCTTTTAAAGCACTTTGAAATGGATGTTTTAATATTAAAAGATCTCACGACATTCCAAGATCTTTTAAATACAGATTTCCTATCTCCAACAAGCACAATAAAACAAAAAATATCTACAGATTTCTTAAATTTTACCAAAAAACACGACTTTTATTATCAAGTAAGATATTTAGACGAAACCGGTCAAGAAATAATAAGAATAGAGCAAACAGATTTATACAAACAACCTTTTTTAGTTTCAGAAGAAAATCTACAAAACAAATCGGCTAGATATTATTTTAAAGATACAATGAAACTAGCAGAAAATAAACTTTTCGTATCAAAGTTAGACTTAAATATTGAGCGCGGAGAGATAGAAAATAGAGGCACAAAAGAAAATCCAAAATATGTACCCACACTTCGTCTTGCAATTCCAGTTTTCAATGATAATGGAAACAGAAAAGGAATTATAATTACAAATATATATGCCGATATATTTTTAAAGATACTTGAAGAAAAACAATTCAATCACGCAAAAAATAAAGCCAAAAAGAAACTTTTTCTTGTAAATAAAGATGGCTACTTTTTGCACAATGAAAACAAAACCTTAAATTGGGGTTTTATGTTTGATAATAATAATACTATTTTCAACATATCTCCTTCTATTGCCGAGTCATTATACAGAAAAAATAAAGGGCAGTTTTACGATAAAAATTCAAAAAGTTATATAACTTTTGAAAATATCTCAATAAAAAATCAACAAAATTTAACGGATTCTGTGTTTAATCCAGATGAAGGTTATTGGGTTTTATATTCACAAGTTCAAAAAAAAGATTTATTTAAACCTATTCTAGACACAATACTTTACACCACAATTATTATAATTCTAATTGTACTTTTTACCATTATTCTTGCGTTTTTTCTTGGAAGATCTATCACAAAACCAATACACAGATTAATAACAGATATTCAAATAATAAAAGAAGGAAACCTAAAACACAAAGTACACATCACAGGAAAAGACGAGCTTGGACAGCTTGGAAAAGCTATAAATGATTTACGAAGCCGTTTAAACAAAACAAAAAGACACACAGAAAGAAAAATATCAAAACGCACAGAAGAGTTAGACAAACTAAACAACTTCTTGATGGGGCGAGAACTAAAAATGATTAAAATGAAAGAAAAACTTAAAAAAATAAAAAAGGAAGATAAATAA
- a CDS encoding SWIB/MDM2 domain-containing protein, which translates to MKPMNLSSDLEAVVGKGPMPRSQVVKKIWEYIKKDDLQNPENRRNILADDKLKVLFDGKAEVTMFEMTKLISKHIS; encoded by the coding sequence ATGAAGCCTATGAACCTTTCAAGCGACCTTGAAGCGGTTGTTGGAAAAGGACCTATGCCACGTTCTCAAGTGGTAAAGAAAATCTGGGAATACATCAAGAAAGATGATCTACAGAACCCAGAGAATAGAAGAAATATTCTTGCAGATGATAAGTTAAAAGTACTTTTTGATGGAAAAGCAGAGGTGACTATGTTCGAAATGACAAAGTTGATCTCAAAGCATATTTCATAA
- a CDS encoding type IV secretion system DNA-binding domain-containing protein yields MFLFQLTALPNLSDSVTVGGLGNYNVLFLLIGVLVLISGTVGLIFILKAILHSTTRSEQGANMVVLQILVPKEKSSETGTGTEDRLEQIKEEIGVTETLFSAIAGTKNKRSAFTWFTGLKQTLSFEIVVHESLISFYVVAPKKKKDFIEQQIHAQYPDAQIDEMADYNIFSEKSTIVGAYMKTKEPNSFPIKTYKNMDSDPLSAPLNTLAKIQDSNSSAAIQFIIHPSHNAWRKAGRDLVRDVKKGKKIEKVIGTSFSSKIINLFKEFFKHTAGDKDATKSENYQLSQKEEEMIRGIEEKISKGGLEITTRILSISDDEESAKQNLDNLINSFGQYNMYQFGANFSAIKPRNQSKIIRDFIYRSFHDKYHFIFNTEELSSVWHPPLHSTDAPNIKWLSARKAPPPPNIPKEGLLLGHTLYRGQDVKIRMADSDRRRHLYVIGKSGGGKSVFISGLAIQDIQAGKGVCVVDPHGDLVEHILEHIPKERAEDVIIFNPSDLEYPIGLNMLDAKTEDQKDFAVQEMISIFYKLFPPEMIGPMFEHNMRNVMLTLMADIENPGTIIDIPRMFTDDDYVKQYLDKLTDPVVRAFWEKEMAKTSDFHKSEMLGYLISKVGRFVENTMMRNIMGQQKSGLDFREIMDKKKILLVNLAKGKTGEINAKLLGLIIVAKLQMAAFGRADLPEEERHDFYLYIDEFQNFITDSIATILSEARKYRLNLIIAHQYMGQLIDDKGSTAIRDAVLGNAGSICSFRIGPDDAETLAKEFAPVFGAYDLINVEQFTTYIKLLIDNAATKPFNMKTYPPVSGNKKLAVAIKELARLKYGRNREFVEYELMDRTKIGEVPVQAKKQDT; encoded by the coding sequence ATGTTTTTATTTCAACTTACAGCACTTCCAAATTTAAGTGACAGCGTGACAGTTGGTGGACTTGGAAACTACAATGTACTTTTTCTTTTAATTGGAGTTTTAGTTTTAATATCTGGAACTGTAGGTTTAATATTTATTTTGAAAGCAATACTCCATTCTACAACCCGCTCTGAGCAAGGTGCCAATATGGTAGTTTTGCAAATTCTAGTTCCAAAAGAAAAATCATCTGAAACTGGCACAGGCACAGAAGATAGATTGGAACAAATAAAAGAAGAAATAGGTGTGACAGAAACATTATTTTCTGCAATTGCTGGCACAAAAAATAAACGAAGTGCTTTTACCTGGTTTACAGGCTTAAAACAAACTTTATCTTTTGAAATAGTTGTACACGAAAGTTTAATATCTTTTTATGTTGTTGCACCAAAGAAAAAGAAAGATTTTATAGAACAACAAATACACGCTCAATACCCAGACGCACAAATAGACGAAATGGCAGATTACAATATTTTTTCTGAAAAAAGCACAATTGTTGGAGCTTATATGAAAACAAAAGAGCCAAACTCATTTCCAATAAAAACTTACAAAAATATGGATTCTGATCCGCTGTCAGCTCCATTAAATACACTTGCAAAAATACAAGATTCCAATAGTTCCGCTGCTATCCAATTTATCATTCACCCATCTCATAATGCTTGGCGAAAAGCTGGGCGCGACCTCGTGCGTGATGTTAAAAAAGGTAAAAAAATAGAAAAAGTAATTGGGACAAGTTTTTCTTCAAAAATAATAAATCTATTTAAAGAATTTTTTAAACACACTGCCGGAGATAAAGATGCTACAAAATCAGAAAATTATCAACTCTCACAAAAAGAAGAAGAGATGATAAGAGGGATAGAAGAAAAAATATCCAAAGGTGGGCTAGAAATAACCACACGAATTTTAAGTATTTCAGACGATGAAGAATCTGCAAAACAAAACTTAGACAATTTAATAAACTCTTTTGGACAATACAATATGTACCAATTTGGAGCGAATTTTTCCGCAATAAAACCAAGAAATCAATCCAAAATTATTCGCGATTTTATTTACAGATCTTTCCACGACAAGTATCATTTTATATTTAATACTGAAGAGCTATCTTCTGTCTGGCATCCACCGCTCCACTCTACAGACGCACCAAACATAAAATGGCTTTCTGCTCGCAAAGCTCCACCACCACCAAATATTCCAAAAGAAGGATTATTACTTGGCCATACACTATATCGTGGACAAGATGTAAAAATTCGTATGGCAGATTCCGATAGGCGCAGACATCTTTATGTAATTGGTAAGTCTGGAGGAGGTAAATCTGTATTTATAAGTGGACTTGCTATTCAAGATATTCAAGCCGGAAAAGGAGTTTGCGTAGTAGATCCGCACGGAGATTTGGTAGAGCATATTTTGGAACACATTCCAAAAGAACGTGCTGAAGATGTAATTATCTTCAATCCCTCTGATTTAGAATATCCTATTGGGTTGAACATGCTTGACGCTAAAACAGAAGACCAAAAAGACTTTGCAGTACAAGAAATGATTTCTATTTTCTACAAACTTTTTCCACCAGAAATGATTGGTCCAATGTTTGAGCACAACATGAGAAATGTAATGCTTACTCTAATGGCAGACATAGAAAATCCAGGAACTATCATAGACATACCTAGGATGTTTACAGATGACGACTATGTAAAGCAATATTTAGACAAGCTTACAGATCCTGTTGTGCGTGCTTTCTGGGAAAAAGAAATGGCAAAAACTAGTGATTTTCACAAATCTGAAATGCTTGGATACCTCATCTCCAAAGTTGGTCGTTTTGTAGAAAATACAATGATGAGAAATATAATGGGACAGCAAAAATCTGGATTAGACTTTAGAGAAATAATGGATAAAAAGAAAATTTTACTTGTAAACTTAGCAAAAGGGAAAACAGGAGAAATAAATGCAAAACTACTTGGATTGATAATAGTTGCAAAACTTCAAATGGCAGCTTTTGGAAGAGCAGATCTACCAGAAGAAGAACGACACGATTTCTATCTTTATATCGATGAGTTCCAAAACTTTATTACAGATTCTATTGCTACAATTTTATCTGAAGCTAGAAAGTATAGATTAAATCTTATAATTGCCCACCAATATATGGGTCAACTTATAGATGATAAAGGTAGTACAGCAATTCGCGATGCGGTACTGGGAAATGCAGGTTCTATTTGCTCGTTTAGAATTGGACCAGACGATGCCGAAACTCTGGCAAAAGAATTTGCACCTGTTTTTGGAGCTTATGACCTTATAAATGTAGAGCAATTCACAACTTACATTAAACTTTTAATTGACAATGCTGCTACAAAGCCGTTTAATATGAAGACATATCCACCAGTTTCTGGAAACAAAAAATTGGCAGTAGCAATAAAAGAATTAGCAAGATTGAAATATGGTAGAAATAGAGAGTTTGTAGAATATGAACTTATGGATAGAACAAAAATTGGAGAAGTTCCTGTGCAGGCAAAGAAACAGGATACATAA
- the cysS gene encoding cysteine--tRNA ligase, whose product MKLKIFNTLTRKKEEFKSNEKGRVGLYTCGPTVYNYAHIGNLRTYIFEDVLKRALLYNGNTVNHIMNITDVGHLTDDADEGEDKLEKAAKKENKSAVEIAEFYTNAFKKDLEQLNILPPTTWCKATDHIKEQIEMVEKLLKDGFAYETKDTIYFDTTKDKNYGDLANLKNQELQAGKRVEIGDKKNIHDFALWKFSKPEDNRQMEWEAFGKMGFPGWHLECSAMSIKYLGENFDIHCGGVDHIPVHHTNEIAQSTAFTGKKPVNVWMHGEFLLTGKVKMAKSRDNFLTLEVLKEKGFSPLTYRYFLLQAHYRKQLNFSWEALEAAQNGLEKLQKAVTNLGEPTEVCNDCVNKFLNIINDDLNTPQALALVWELLKSDSANGVKKATILKFDKVLGLGLENIKIEEIPTNIKEISQKREQARKEKNWEESDKLRKQIEELGFSVEDTTEEQKISKK is encoded by the coding sequence ATGAAATTAAAAATATTCAACACACTCACAAGAAAAAAAGAAGAATTTAAATCAAATGAAAAAGGAAGAGTCGGCTTATACACTTGTGGTCCGACTGTTTACAATTATGCGCATATAGGAAATTTGCGAACCTACATTTTTGAGGATGTTTTGAAACGCGCCCTTCTTTATAATGGGAATACTGTAAACCACATAATGAACATAACCGATGTTGGACACTTGACAGACGACGCAGACGAAGGTGAAGATAAGTTGGAAAAAGCAGCGAAAAAAGAAAATAAAAGTGCTGTAGAAATTGCAGAATTTTATACAAATGCTTTCAAAAAAGATTTGGAACAATTAAATATTTTACCACCAACAACTTGGTGCAAAGCAACTGATCATATAAAAGAACAGATTGAAATGGTAGAAAAATTGTTGAAAGATGGTTTTGCTTACGAAACTAAGGATACAATTTATTTTGATACCACAAAAGATAAAAATTATGGTGATCTTGCAAACCTAAAAAATCAAGAACTTCAAGCTGGAAAAAGAGTGGAAATTGGAGATAAAAAAAATATTCACGACTTTGCATTGTGGAAATTTAGTAAACCAGAAGATAATAGACAAATGGAGTGGGAAGCTTTTGGAAAAATGGGTTTCCCTGGTTGGCATTTGGAGTGTTCTGCGATGAGTATAAAATATCTTGGTGAAAACTTTGATATTCATTGTGGCGGAGTTGATCACATACCAGTTCACCACACAAATGAAATTGCACAATCCACTGCTTTTACCGGCAAAAAGCCTGTGAATGTTTGGATGCACGGAGAATTTTTGCTGACTGGAAAAGTAAAAATGGCAAAATCTAGGGATAACTTTTTGACATTGGAGGTTTTGAAAGAAAAAGGATTTAGCCCACTCACCTACCGATACTTTCTTTTGCAAGCTCATTATAGAAAACAATTAAACTTTTCTTGGGAAGCCTTGGAGGCAGCGCAAAATGGATTGGAAAAATTACAAAAAGCTGTCACAAATCTAGGAGAGCCTACAGAAGTTTGCAATGATTGTGTAAATAAATTTTTAAACATTATAAATGATGATTTAAATACACCACAAGCTTTGGCCTTAGTTTGGGAACTTTTAAAAAGTGATAGCGCCAATGGTGTAAAAAAAGCAACTATTTTAAAATTTGACAAAGTTCTTGGACTCGGATTGGAAAATATTAAAATAGAAGAAATTCCAACAAATATAAAAGAAATTTCACAAAAAAGAGAACAAGCTAGAAAAGAAAAAAACTGGGAAGAAAGTGATAAACTTAGAAAACAAATCGAAGAATTAGGTTTTAGTGTGGAAGATACTACTGAAGAACAGAAAATAAGTAAAAAATAA